From a single Labilibaculum sp. DW002 genomic region:
- a CDS encoding glycosyltransferase family 2 protein yields the protein MNGKVTCFIPFGTKEETEITINELVKSDLVAAIYVVGGDAQVEAEGVNVLTSETLSHGKTIHAIAEKSDSEYVFIYTKTSALTMGQLALDRFMKVAKDTNSGLVYSNYRAIKNGVVENCPVIDYQEGSLRDDFNFGSVLFYDTKVLKEAVKDVDTTFRHAGLYELRLAMAARSEFMRIPEVLYTEEEMDTRKSGEKIFDYVDPKNRAVQIEMEIACTEHLKRIGAFLAPRFDNVAFEEGDFKVEASVVIPVRDRVKTIEDAIKSVLAQKADVDFNLIIVDNYSTDGTTEIIQKYAAIDNRIIHIIPERKDLGIGGCWNEAVAHEACGKFAIQLDSDDLYAGEDTVQKVVDAFYRENCAMVVGTYQMVNFALEEIPPGIIDHKEWTPENGRNNALRINGLGAPRAFYTPVLRKNPIPNVNYGEDYALGLAISRNYQIGRIYDPIYLCRRWDDNSDASLDIEKMNAHNTYKDRIRTIELKARKLLSQK from the coding sequence ATGAACGGAAAGGTGACATGTTTTATTCCTTTTGGAACAAAGGAAGAGACCGAAATTACAATCAATGAGCTAGTGAAATCAGATTTGGTAGCTGCGATTTATGTTGTGGGTGGCGATGCTCAAGTAGAGGCTGAAGGTGTTAATGTTTTAACATCAGAAACCTTATCACACGGAAAAACAATTCATGCTATTGCTGAGAAATCAGACTCTGAATATGTTTTCATCTACACAAAAACAAGTGCTTTAACGATGGGGCAATTGGCTTTGGACAGATTTATGAAAGTAGCCAAGGATACAAATAGTGGTTTGGTGTATTCGAATTATCGCGCGATAAAAAATGGCGTGGTCGAAAATTGCCCAGTAATCGATTATCAGGAAGGAAGTTTGAGAGATGATTTTAATTTTGGATCGGTTCTTTTTTATGATACAAAAGTATTAAAAGAAGCTGTGAAGGACGTTGATACTACCTTTCGTCATGCAGGATTGTATGAGTTGCGTTTGGCGATGGCTGCCCGATCAGAGTTTATGAGGATCCCAGAAGTATTGTACACCGAAGAAGAAATGGATACAAGAAAATCGGGAGAGAAAATATTCGATTACGTTGATCCTAAGAATCGCGCAGTACAAATAGAAATGGAAATTGCTTGCACTGAACATTTGAAGAGAATTGGAGCTTTTTTAGCACCAAGATTTGATAATGTTGCTTTTGAAGAAGGTGATTTTAAAGTGGAAGCTTCCGTGGTAATTCCGGTTCGCGATCGTGTAAAAACAATCGAGGATGCGATTAAATCGGTATTGGCTCAAAAAGCAGATGTTGATTTCAATTTAATTATTGTAGATAACTACTCTACAGATGGAACAACTGAAATTATTCAAAAATATGCTGCTATAGATAATCGTATTATTCACATTATTCCAGAACGAAAAGATTTGGGAATTGGAGGCTGTTGGAATGAGGCCGTAGCTCATGAAGCTTGCGGGAAATTCGCCATTCAGTTGGATAGTGATGATTTGTATGCTGGTGAAGACACTGTGCAAAAAGTTGTTGATGCATTCTATCGAGAAAACTGTGCCATGGTGGTTGGAACTTATCAGATGGTGAACTTTGCATTGGAAGAAATTCCTCCTGGAATTATTGATCACAAAGAGTGGACACCTGAAAATGGAAGAAATAATGCACTTCGTATTAACGGATTGGGTGCGCCTCGAGCATTTTACACACCAGTATTACGTAAGAATCCGATTCCAAATGTAAATTACGGTGAAGATTATGCTTTAGGATTGGCCATTTCTCGTAATTATCAAATTGGTAGAATTTACGATCCAATTTATCTGTGTCGTCGTTGGGATGATAATTCTGATGCTTCTTTAGATATCGAAAAAATGAATGCTCATAATACTTACAAAGATCGTATTCGTACCATCGAATTGAAAGCTAGAAAATTGTTGAGCCAGAAATAG
- a CDS encoding N-acetylmuramoyl-L-alanine amidase-like domain-containing protein: MKNKVWCVFAVLLIFLIACKGKTVKSESQEVRKEIHLSDSTDHEIFNSIRKIAGSMSIDSLSLNDRVIEVAKMFMQTAYVGGTLDRNEKEQLVVNFRELDCTTYLENVIALSNALAKDSVQTDDFLNELENLRYRNGKLTDYSSRLHYFSDWIYENEKKGIVKNITTEIGGEKYNQTINFMSTHVNSYPALQADTSLVEEIRKTENEINKRDMFFILETNIQQLEDQIQNGDLIAITTKIKGLDISHVGIAIHVNNRLHLMHASSKAKKVVISDIPLAEMLMHSKYQSGIMVARLQ, encoded by the coding sequence ATGAAGAATAAGGTTTGGTGTGTTTTTGCCGTTTTATTGATCTTTTTAATTGCTTGCAAAGGAAAAACCGTAAAAAGTGAGTCGCAGGAAGTCAGGAAAGAAATTCATCTTTCTGATTCTACAGATCATGAAATCTTTAATTCCATTCGGAAAATAGCAGGATCGATGTCTATCGATTCTTTATCATTGAATGATCGGGTAATTGAAGTGGCAAAAATGTTTATGCAAACAGCTTATGTTGGTGGAACATTGGATCGAAATGAGAAAGAACAGCTAGTTGTTAATTTTCGGGAGTTGGATTGTACAACTTATTTAGAGAATGTTATTGCTCTATCAAATGCATTAGCTAAAGATTCGGTTCAAACGGATGATTTTTTGAATGAACTTGAAAACCTGCGTTACCGAAATGGCAAATTGACTGATTATTCTTCGCGATTGCATTATTTTTCCGATTGGATTTATGAAAATGAAAAGAAAGGAATTGTAAAGAATATTACAACTGAAATTGGTGGTGAGAAATACAATCAAACCATCAATTTTATGAGTACACATGTTAATTCATATCCTGCCTTACAAGCGGATACTTCATTGGTGGAAGAGATCAGGAAGACCGAAAATGAAATCAATAAAAGAGATATGTTTTTCATCCTAGAAACCAATATTCAACAGCTCGAGGATCAAATTCAAAATGGTGATTTAATTGCCATTACTACTAAAATTAAGGGATTGGACATATCCCATGTTGGTATTGCTATTCATGTGAATAACCGATTGCATTTGATGCATGCTTCGAGCAAAGCTAAAAAAGTAGTGATTTCAGATATTCCATTGGCAGAAATGCTAATGCATAGTAAATATCAATCGGGAATTATGGTGGCCCGATTGCAGTAG
- a CDS encoding DUF4922 domain-containing protein: MNVNSINKLENLLEEKSSTQILGDFLNNQLKDWPLATGNYKGLEKVEEKEFQFDDFKIKVQFNPERIRSSAAKVDQKSIENRACFLCTDKLPKEQGGIAQGDDFVILVNPFPIIPQHFTIPKIDHVDQNFEGNVSGMLSLAKNMQGYTLFYNGPKCGASAPDHMHFQAGNKDFMPVETEYTDLKKTQSELLTDSEKFEMRAFPNYLRKMISIESENGKEMMKAVSVFYRTFSAMQPEEQEPMLNVICSYVDGKYIMHLFPRKLHRPSQYFAEGEQQLLISPASVDFGGVFITPRREDFEKITSDDIVDIFKQVSVDEAFFKKLCASVKKNLV, translated from the coding sequence ATGAATGTAAACAGCATAAATAAATTAGAGAATTTATTAGAGGAGAAATCTTCTACACAGATATTAGGGGATTTTCTGAACAATCAGCTTAAAGATTGGCCTTTAGCAACAGGAAACTACAAGGGATTGGAAAAAGTTGAAGAGAAAGAATTTCAGTTTGATGATTTCAAAATTAAAGTTCAGTTTAATCCTGAAAGAATAAGATCATCTGCAGCAAAAGTAGATCAAAAGAGTATTGAAAATCGAGCTTGCTTTTTGTGTACCGATAAACTTCCTAAAGAACAGGGTGGTATCGCTCAAGGCGATGATTTTGTTATTTTGGTAAATCCGTTTCCGATCATTCCACAGCATTTTACCATTCCAAAAATAGATCATGTCGATCAGAATTTTGAAGGGAATGTTTCAGGAATGTTGTCTTTGGCTAAAAACATGCAAGGATATACCTTGTTTTATAACGGACCAAAGTGTGGTGCATCAGCTCCCGATCATATGCACTTTCAGGCAGGGAACAAAGATTTTATGCCAGTAGAAACAGAGTATACTGATTTGAAAAAAACGCAATCGGAACTTTTGACTGATTCGGAAAAGTTTGAGATGAGGGCTTTCCCAAATTATCTAAGAAAGATGATTTCCATAGAATCAGAAAATGGAAAAGAAATGATGAAGGCGGTTTCTGTTTTTTATCGAACTTTTTCTGCTATGCAGCCTGAAGAACAAGAGCCAATGCTAAATGTGATTTGTTCTTATGTCGATGGCAAATACATAATGCATCTGTTTCCACGAAAATTGCATCGTCCATCGCAATATTTTGCCGAAGGCGAACAGCAATTGCTCATAAGCCCTGCATCGGTCGATTTTGGAGGAGTGTTTATTACTCCGCGCAGAGAAGATTTTGAGAAAATTACATCGGATGATATTGTAGATATCTTCAAACAAGTAAGTGTTGATGAAGCTTTTTTCAAGAAACTATGTGCTTCGGTAAAAAAGAATTTAGTCTAA
- a CDS encoding GNAT family N-acetyltransferase, whose translation MTNTIRQYHDKDFDEVLALCQNTYKFDSITKELLHEKIYDDPFYNPEIIWVAEEGAAIVGFLMGTCRMDIRGVNYGYVKLMAVSETHQRKGIARKMYELLENELRLRKVDVMRLGDVPMNYFMPGIDPRYTPALCFAMRMGFNRFMDTSNLVVNLSDREWSDEKKISTLKSDDIEICRATIENKDELMDFVAEEWKLWQFELAMAYKSDPIAIHVAKLKGKIKAFSAHSANNKGLPWFGPMGTHPDLRGKGIGKVLLYRCLEDLKNLGYKTAIIPWVGPIDFYSHHAGAVVERVFWRYEKKLS comes from the coding sequence ATGACCAATACCATACGACAATATCACGATAAGGATTTTGATGAAGTTTTGGCTTTGTGTCAAAACACATATAAGTTCGATTCTATTACCAAAGAATTACTCCACGAGAAAATCTACGATGATCCTTTTTACAATCCTGAAATTATTTGGGTTGCCGAGGAAGGGGCTGCTATTGTAGGATTTTTAATGGGAACCTGTCGAATGGATATTCGAGGAGTGAACTATGGCTATGTAAAATTAATGGCGGTAAGTGAAACTCATCAAAGAAAAGGAATTGCAAGAAAAATGTATGAATTACTGGAAAACGAATTGCGTTTAAGGAAAGTAGATGTAATGCGTTTGGGTGATGTTCCAATGAATTATTTCATGCCAGGAATTGATCCAAGATATACGCCAGCACTTTGCTTTGCTATGCGAATGGGATTCAATCGTTTTATGGACACTTCTAATCTGGTAGTCAATTTGTCTGATCGGGAATGGTCGGATGAAAAGAAGATATCGACTTTAAAATCGGATGATATTGAAATTTGTCGTGCAACAATAGAAAATAAGGATGAATTGATGGACTTTGTTGCTGAGGAATGGAAATTATGGCAATTTGAATTAGCGATGGCCTATAAATCAGATCCGATTGCTATTCATGTAGCTAAGTTAAAGGGAAAAATAAAAGCATTCTCGGCACACAGCGCAAATAATAAAGGCTTACCATGGTTTGGCCCAATGGGTACACATCCTGATTTGCGCGGGAAAGGAATAGGAAAGGTTTTGTTGTATCGCTGTTTGGAGGATTTGAAAAACTTGGGCTACAAAACAGCTATTATTCCATGGGTAGGACCAATCGATTTTTATTCTCACCATGCAGGAGCTGTTGTTGAAAGAGTATTCTGGAGATATGAGAAAAAACTATCATAA
- a CDS encoding SpoIID/LytB domain-containing protein, giving the protein MKEPQLRVGIMYEPKISFTLNGIYILQQNGEEYTGKQTASYINDKIAFDGLVDEELIFYPKFYEEGSFDLFDVTIGIKFHWERKEDQRFKGALHFICEDEKLTAINVLSLEDYLVSVISSEMSATSSMELLKAHAIISRSWLIAQVIKGAELKKSETNYQSIAETDEEYIRWYDREDHVNFDVCADDHCQRYQGITKQSTKLVVDAIEATRGLVLTSEGEVCDARFSKCCGGVAETFENVWEPENHKYLQAVIDNPKIPAGYDMNLENEEAAVKWIRTSPEAFCNTTDKEILSQVLNDYDQETMDFYRWEVSYTQGEISELIERKTGKEFGQIIDLIPVERGESGRLIKLKILGTKRSLVIGKELEIRKVLSESHLYSSEFVVDRVGEENGIPAKFILKGAGWGHGVGLCQIGAAVMGANGYSHKEILLHYFKGASLEKRY; this is encoded by the coding sequence ATGAAAGAGCCACAATTACGGGTAGGCATCATGTACGAGCCTAAAATCTCATTTACATTAAATGGAATTTACATACTTCAACAAAATGGAGAAGAATATACAGGAAAGCAAACTGCCAGCTATATAAACGATAAGATAGCTTTTGATGGTCTTGTGGATGAAGAACTGATTTTCTATCCTAAATTCTACGAAGAAGGATCTTTCGATCTTTTTGATGTAACGATTGGAATTAAATTTCATTGGGAGCGAAAAGAAGATCAGCGTTTCAAAGGAGCATTGCACTTTATTTGTGAAGATGAAAAATTGACTGCCATCAATGTTCTTTCTCTCGAAGATTATTTGGTGAGTGTTATTTCATCTGAAATGAGTGCAACGAGCAGTATGGAATTGTTGAAAGCTCACGCAATTATCTCCCGTTCTTGGTTAATTGCACAGGTGATAAAGGGTGCAGAGTTAAAAAAATCAGAAACCAATTATCAAAGTATTGCAGAAACCGATGAGGAATATATTCGTTGGTACGACCGCGAAGATCATGTGAATTTTGATGTTTGTGCAGATGATCATTGTCAGCGTTACCAAGGCATTACCAAGCAATCAACAAAATTGGTAGTTGATGCAATTGAAGCTACTCGTGGATTGGTTCTGACCAGTGAGGGTGAAGTTTGCGATGCTCGTTTCTCGAAATGTTGCGGTGGCGTTGCTGAAACTTTTGAAAATGTTTGGGAACCTGAAAATCATAAATACTTGCAAGCGGTTATTGATAATCCGAAAATTCCTGCAGGATATGATATGAATCTGGAAAATGAAGAAGCCGCAGTAAAATGGATTCGTACTTCTCCTGAAGCATTTTGCAATACCACCGATAAGGAAATTCTTTCTCAGGTTTTGAACGATTACGATCAGGAGACCATGGACTTTTATCGTTGGGAAGTATCATATACACAAGGTGAGATTTCAGAATTGATAGAACGAAAAACGGGCAAAGAGTTTGGACAAATTATTGATTTAATACCTGTTGAGAGAGGAGAGTCTGGGCGTTTAATCAAATTGAAAATTTTAGGGACAAAGCGAAGCTTGGTGATTGGAAAAGAATTGGAAATACGTAAAGTGCTTTCTGAATCGCATTTGTACAGCTCCGAATTTGTTGTTGACAGAGTAGGTGAGGAGAATGGTATTCCAGCTAAATTTATTCTGAAAGGTGCTGGCTGGGGGCATGGCGTTGGCCTTTGTCAAATTGGAGCAGCCGTAATGGGAGCCAATGGTTATTCTCACAAAGAAATTTTGCTTCACTATTTCAAGGGAGCAAGCTTAGAAAAACGTTATTAA
- a CDS encoding MFS transporter, whose protein sequence is MSKRNRSPWAWIPSLYFAEGLPYVVVMTVAVIMYKRLDISNTDIALYTSWLYLPWVIKPFWSPFVDIIKSKRWWIISMQLLIGAALAGVAFTIPTTNFFQASLAFLWLLAFSSATHDIAADGFYMHALDENKQAFFIGIRSTFYRIAMLTGQGLLIILAGYFEKTKLLGSTENNIPMAWSLMFYILAAGFLLFCLYHKFALPYPQEDEDREVKSFSGVFTDFAETFRTFFIKKDILKIVGLILVYRLGESQLVKMASPFLLDPKEVGGLGLTTSNVGLIYGTIGIIFLTLGGLLGGYMASKNGLRYWLWPMVIAINLPNLVYVYLSYALPDSFFLICASVAVEQFGYGFGFTAYMLYQIYVSEGKHKTAHFAFCTGLMALGMMIPGMMSGWLQELLGYQHFFVWVMICTIPSFIMVKLIHVDPKFGIKSDDHEK, encoded by the coding sequence ATGAGCAAACGAAACAGATCACCATGGGCATGGATTCCATCCCTTTACTTTGCTGAAGGGCTTCCTTACGTCGTGGTTATGACAGTGGCAGTCATTATGTACAAACGTTTGGATATTTCGAATACGGACATTGCACTTTACACCTCTTGGTTATATCTGCCATGGGTAATTAAACCATTTTGGAGTCCATTTGTCGATATTATAAAGAGTAAGCGATGGTGGATAATAAGTATGCAATTACTTATAGGAGCTGCATTAGCCGGAGTCGCTTTTACAATCCCAACGACAAACTTTTTTCAGGCCTCACTTGCTTTCTTATGGCTCTTAGCATTTAGTTCTGCCACACACGATATCGCTGCCGATGGATTTTACATGCATGCTTTAGATGAAAATAAACAAGCTTTCTTCATCGGTATCAGAAGTACGTTTTATCGAATTGCCATGCTTACAGGACAGGGACTTTTAATTATTCTAGCGGGCTATTTTGAAAAAACAAAGCTGCTTGGGAGTACTGAAAATAACATTCCAATGGCATGGTCATTAATGTTTTATATTTTGGCTGCCGGCTTCTTGCTTTTTTGTTTGTATCACAAATTTGCACTTCCATATCCTCAAGAAGATGAGGATAGAGAGGTGAAAAGTTTTTCCGGAGTATTTACTGATTTTGCCGAAACTTTCAGGACCTTTTTTATCAAAAAGGATATTTTGAAAATTGTAGGTCTGATTTTAGTATATCGTTTAGGCGAATCACAATTGGTGAAAATGGCTTCTCCTTTTCTTCTCGATCCAAAAGAAGTAGGTGGTTTAGGACTTACCACCAGTAATGTTGGGTTAATATATGGAACCATAGGAATCATTTTTCTAACTCTAGGAGGTTTATTGGGAGGTTATATGGCTTCCAAAAATGGCTTAAGATACTGGTTGTGGCCAATGGTAATTGCTATTAATTTACCAAACTTGGTGTATGTTTATCTTTCCTATGCCTTGCCCGATTCTTTCTTTTTGATTTGTGCTTCGGTTGCCGTTGAGCAATTTGGTTATGGTTTTGGTTTCACGGCCTATATGCTTTATCAGATTTATGTGTCGGAAGGAAAACACAAAACGGCTCATTTTGCATTTTGTACTGGTTTAATGGCTTTAGGAATGATGATTCCAGGTATGATGTCTGGTTGGTTGCAGGAATTGTTGGGCTATCAACACTTCTTTGTTTGGGTGATGATATGTACGATTCCAAGTTTTATTATGGTGAAATTGATTCATGTAGATCCTAAGTTTGGTATTAAATCAGATGATCATGAGAAATAG